A single window of Acetohalobium arabaticum DSM 5501 DNA harbors:
- a CDS encoding tetratricopeptide repeat protein, translating into MRKLINLILVVLLCITINLPLAASEQKGSPDRIIKGILANFDQIKDFKGSLVSKIFLAEETVTYRTNIMKNQQRSLTDNSYTFGRIKGTASGRLLNAMPWIYLPPDYSLLQNALPLRGQRDYLEPLNNLEDIYNLKLLGETNLHNKPITLLELSNQFTRQVIWVEKERLLIDKIEVFNGADQLVATINYNGYREVENEIWLPNLIIVENRNEEQILKINYQNWVINDGLDNEDFAVGFTPKVRQKIFKLEKKVSADAGDTESRYRLAQLYYEVLETDKAVEMLKQAVEIKPKIKYYRKLAEFYREQSRYNKAIEAIKEALVLDYKRGELHYTLGELHLQLQNIDQARSSLERAVNLAPTNKEYLERLFWTYRRSAVNDTMLENAQNTLDKLIDLAPNKAKYQIYSGDLYRKADKHHQAVHRYQRAIQITPEDSWGYIKLARSYEELDRYQIAEQLYLKAVELEASWLNYEYLGDFYHSWKNYDSAVDNYQQALKLKPQQLDIRLKLGESYWRANKQEQAVTIWKDILKIDNLKLDEYIEIAELFTDYELDNLAVSTYRQGIKEYSGSVDNWSKELLAKLHGRLARLYRKKQNYKLAAKEYQNSIQLHPYSWTYQELGSLKFHQGDLADAVELWQEVKRMDAGNLNAVYNLAIARIIQKDFTVAEDNLEYIKRFNPDQKLAQLVKQAEQVISSLKELELDDKQPGQKHRLEEDRLRQLGIKELIKEVDSR; encoded by the coding sequence GTGCGGAAATTGATCAATCTAATTCTTGTTGTTTTACTCTGTATAACGATTAATCTACCGCTGGCTGCATCGGAGCAGAAGGGTAGTCCTGATAGGATAATTAAAGGCATTTTAGCCAATTTTGATCAGATCAAGGACTTTAAAGGTTCATTGGTATCGAAAATTTTCCTTGCCGAAGAGACTGTTACTTATCGGACTAATATAATGAAGAATCAACAGCGTTCTCTAACAGATAATTCTTATACTTTCGGCCGGATAAAGGGGACAGCATCGGGCCGGTTATTGAATGCTATGCCCTGGATTTATCTGCCTCCTGATTATTCTCTGCTGCAGAATGCTCTACCTCTCAGAGGACAGCGTGATTATCTGGAGCCGTTGAATAATCTGGAGGATATTTATAATCTGAAGCTGTTGGGAGAAACTAACTTACATAATAAGCCGATAACTTTGCTGGAATTGAGTAATCAATTTACCAGACAGGTAATCTGGGTTGAAAAAGAGCGGTTGTTGATTGATAAAATTGAAGTATTTAATGGAGCAGACCAGCTGGTAGCAACAATTAATTATAACGGCTACCGGGAAGTGGAGAATGAAATCTGGCTGCCTAATTTAATTATAGTTGAGAACAGAAATGAAGAACAGATCTTGAAGATTAATTATCAAAACTGGGTAATCAATGATGGACTGGATAATGAAGATTTTGCAGTTGGATTTACGCCCAAGGTGCGGCAGAAAATCTTTAAGTTAGAAAAGAAAGTAAGTGCTGATGCTGGTGATACTGAGAGTAGATACCGTTTAGCCCAGCTGTATTATGAAGTATTAGAGACTGATAAAGCAGTTGAGATGCTTAAGCAGGCGGTTGAGATTAAACCAAAGATTAAGTATTATCGAAAGTTAGCTGAATTCTACCGCGAACAGAGCCGATATAATAAGGCTATAGAAGCAATTAAAGAGGCCTTGGTCCTGGATTATAAACGAGGAGAGCTGCATTATACTTTAGGTGAACTGCATCTACAGTTACAGAATATAGACCAGGCCCGCAGTTCGTTGGAAAGAGCAGTCAATCTAGCTCCGACCAACAAGGAATACTTAGAACGGCTATTCTGGACTTACCGCCGTTCGGCAGTAAACGATACTATGCTGGAGAATGCCCAGAATACTCTGGATAAGTTAATTGATTTGGCCCCTAATAAGGCTAAGTACCAGATCTATTCTGGTGATCTCTATCGAAAAGCTGATAAACATCATCAGGCAGTCCATAGGTATCAACGGGCTATTCAGATAACTCCTGAGGATTCCTGGGGCTATATTAAATTAGCCCGTTCTTATGAAGAACTGGATAGGTATCAGATAGCAGAACAGTTATATCTCAAGGCTGTTGAATTGGAGGCTAGCTGGTTGAATTATGAATACTTGGGTGACTTCTATCATAGCTGGAAGAATTATGATTCTGCTGTTGATAATTATCAACAGGCTTTAAAGCTGAAGCCCCAGCAGCTTGATATCAGACTGAAATTAGGCGAATCTTACTGGCGGGCTAATAAGCAGGAGCAGGCCGTTACAATCTGGAAAGATATATTAAAGATAGATAATCTGAAACTGGATGAGTATATTGAGATAGCCGAATTATTTACTGATTATGAACTGGATAATTTAGCTGTATCTACTTACCGCCAGGGAATTAAAGAGTATTCTGGTTCAGTTGACAACTGGAGTAAAGAGCTGTTGGCGAAACTACACGGTCGGTTGGCCAGGCTTTATAGAAAGAAGCAGAATTATAAGTTAGCTGCTAAGGAGTATCAGAATTCTATTCAGTTACATCCATATTCCTGGACGTATCAAGAATTAGGCAGTTTAAAGTTCCATCAAGGAGATTTAGCAGATGCTGTTGAATTATGGCAGGAAGTTAAAAGAATGGATGCTGGAAATTTGAATGCGGTTTATAATTTAGCTATTGCCCGGATTATTCAAAAAGACTTTACTGTAGCTGAGGATAATCTGGAATATATTAAGAGGTTTAATCCTGACCAGAAATTGGCTCAATTAGTCAAGCAGGCTGAGCAGGTTATCAGCAGTCTAAAGGAGTTAGAGCTGGATGATAAGCAGCCGGGCCAGAAGCATAGACTGGAGGAAGATAGACTGCGTCAGCTGGGAATAAAAGAGTTAATTAAAGAGGTAGACAGCAGATGA
- the tsaD gene encoding tRNA (adenosine(37)-N6)-threonylcarbamoyltransferase complex transferase subunit TsaD: MENGLILGIESSCDETSAAVVKEGREVLSNVVASQVDWHRKFGGVVPEIASRKHVELINPVLEQALKEAEVSFEDLSAVAVTYGPGLVGGLLVGIAAAKSIAYAQQIPLLPINHIEGHIYSNFIAHKDLEAPLVCLTVSGGHTDLLYFKELGTYQILGRTRDDAAGEAFDKVAKVLELGYPGGPIIDSLVGEGDPTAIDFPRPLLTEDTYDFSFSGLKTAVLNYINNQQQRGEEINKADLAASFQQAVVDVLTARVIKAVKEKKVGKVILAGGVASNSQLKAELEAKLAGLDVGLYYPPPKLCTDNAAMIASVGYYHYQQGIRGDYDLNAEPNLRLG; the protein is encoded by the coding sequence ATGGAGAATGGATTGATCTTAGGTATTGAATCATCCTGTGATGAAACATCAGCAGCAGTTGTTAAAGAAGGAAGAGAAGTATTATCCAATGTTGTTGCTTCTCAGGTAGACTGGCACCGCAAGTTTGGCGGGGTAGTGCCGGAGATAGCTTCCCGCAAGCATGTAGAGTTGATAAATCCTGTACTTGAACAAGCCCTAAAAGAGGCTGAAGTATCTTTTGAAGATCTATCGGCAGTTGCTGTAACTTATGGTCCAGGGTTAGTAGGAGGTCTGTTAGTAGGGATAGCAGCTGCTAAATCTATAGCCTATGCCCAGCAGATTCCTCTGCTGCCTATTAATCATATTGAGGGACATATTTATTCTAATTTTATTGCTCATAAGGATCTGGAGGCTCCATTAGTCTGTTTGACTGTTTCTGGAGGCCATACTGATCTGCTTTATTTTAAAGAGTTAGGAACTTATCAGATTCTAGGCAGGACCAGAGATGATGCTGCTGGAGAGGCCTTCGATAAGGTGGCTAAGGTGCTTGAGTTAGGCTATCCTGGAGGGCCGATTATAGATAGTTTAGTAGGTGAGGGAGATCCAACAGCTATAGACTTTCCTCGTCCACTGCTGACAGAGGATACTTATGATTTCAGTTTCAGTGGGCTCAAGACGGCTGTTTTGAATTATATTAATAATCAACAGCAGCGGGGAGAAGAGATAAATAAGGCTGATCTGGCTGCTAGCTTCCAACAGGCAGTAGTTGATGTCTTGACAGCCAGGGTGATTAAGGCAGTGAAAGAGAAGAAAGTTGGTAAGGTAATTTTGGCTGGAGGTGTAGCTTCAAATAGCCAGTTAAAGGCTGAATTAGAGGCTAAATTGGCCGGGTTGGATGTTGGTTTATATTATCCACCGCCGAAGCTCTGTACGGATAATGCTGCTATGATAGCCAGTGTCGGCTATTATCATTACCAGCAGGGAATTAGAGGCGATTATGATTTAAATGCAGAGCCTAATCTGAGGTTAGGTTAG
- a CDS encoding DUF512 domain-containing protein: protein MDYSAKQLVLLSAQERNILPLTSCCNLDCIFCSHKYNPPEIETFKLGHRSLEEIKETAGFLDNKSRIVIGESITRIIEGEPFSHPDFREILIYLRNQFPQTKIQITTNGSYLSRKQVGLLAELGLIELNVSLNSAQPEIRKRLMADSAAEQVRQGIHNLAESGIPYHGSIVALPQISGWDDIEETVSFLNQNQAQTVRIFLPGFTKLAPDRLQSGLDLWSELHDYIKQLNRTYRVPVTVEPPVVGELTPAVAGVIVNSPADRVGLQSGDEILEVDNNKVHTRVEAFYQLLQAKDPVVKYRHAGRSKKQKLNKLADEASGIVVDYDIAWQRLMEIKDIIAANSAEKVLFLTSVLAEDILRSGIERIESELDFMIEAEVLPVVNNFFGGSIRAAGLLVVDDFLEVIETKQEQVAERDLIFLPSEPFNQWGYDLVGRSFEELEESLDSKVILD, encoded by the coding sequence ATGGATTATTCGGCTAAACAGTTGGTTCTTTTATCGGCCCAGGAGCGTAATATTCTGCCTCTTACTTCCTGTTGTAATCTTGACTGTATCTTCTGCAGCCATAAGTATAATCCGCCGGAGATTGAGACATTTAAGTTAGGCCACCGCAGTTTAGAGGAGATTAAGGAGACGGCAGGGTTTTTGGATAATAAAAGCAGGATTGTGATTGGAGAATCTATTACCCGGATTATTGAAGGGGAACCATTCAGCCATCCTGACTTCAGAGAGATTTTAATCTATCTACGGAATCAGTTTCCTCAGACTAAGATTCAGATTACTACTAATGGTTCCTATTTAAGTAGAAAACAGGTTGGATTACTGGCTGAACTTGGTTTGATTGAGCTGAATGTTTCGTTGAATAGTGCCCAACCGGAGATTAGAAAGAGGTTGATGGCTGATTCAGCGGCCGAGCAGGTACGGCAGGGAATCCATAACTTAGCAGAGTCTGGGATTCCTTATCACGGCAGCATTGTAGCCCTGCCCCAAATTAGCGGCTGGGATGATATTGAAGAGACAGTTAGCTTCTTAAACCAGAATCAGGCCCAGACCGTACGTATCTTTCTGCCGGGCTTTACTAAGCTGGCTCCGGATAGGCTGCAGTCTGGTCTGGACTTATGGAGTGAACTGCATGATTATATTAAGCAGTTAAATAGAACATATAGAGTTCCAGTTACAGTTGAACCGCCTGTGGTTGGAGAGCTGACTCCAGCTGTAGCCGGGGTGATTGTCAATTCGCCTGCGGATAGAGTCGGTCTGCAGTCTGGGGATGAGATTTTGGAAGTCGATAATAATAAGGTACATACCAGAGTAGAGGCCTTTTATCAGCTATTACAGGCTAAAGACCCTGTGGTCAAATATAGACATGCTGGAAGAAGCAAGAAACAGAAGTTGAATAAATTGGCTGATGAAGCTTCAGGTATAGTAGTCGATTATGATATTGCTTGGCAGAGATTGATGGAGATCAAGGACATAATTGCTGCTAATTCAGCAGAGAAGGTTCTATTCTTAACCTCTGTTTTGGCAGAGGATATACTTAGATCAGGGATCGAAAGGATTGAATCAGAGCTGGACTTTATGATAGAAGCTGAAGTATTACCTGTAGTTAATAACTTCTTTGGCGGTAGTATTAGAGCAGCTGGACTCTTAGTTGTTGATGACTTTTTGGAAGTGATTGAGACTAAACAGGAACAGGTAGCAGAAAGAGACTTAATCTTTCTGCCCTCTGAACCCTTTAATCAGTGGGGTTATGATCTAGTAGGTAGAAGCTTTGAAGAGTTAGAAGAAAGTTTAGACTCTAAAGTTATACTGGATTAA
- the groES gene encoding co-chaperone GroES, producing MEIKPLGDRVVVKDIEAEEETTESGIVLPESAKEEPQEGEVVAVGAGKKLDNGERLTMDVSEGDRVIYGKYAGTEIEFDGEEYLVISEKDVLAIVE from the coding sequence ATGGAAATCAAACCTTTAGGTGACAGAGTGGTTGTAAAAGATATTGAAGCTGAAGAAGAAACTACTGAAAGCGGTATTGTACTGCCTGAGAGTGCTAAAGAAGAGCCTCAAGAAGGAGAAGTTGTTGCAGTAGGAGCAGGTAAAAAGTTAGATAATGGTGAGCGATTAACTATGGATGTTAGTGAAGGAGATAGAGTGATTTACGGAAAGTATGCTGGAACTGAAATAGAATTTGATGGTGAGGAGTACTTAGTAATTAGCGAAAAAGATGTTTTAGCTATTGTTGAATAA
- a CDS encoding ACT domain-containing protein, with protein MEQEESNRIVITVLGEDKVGLVAKITGILAEHEANIIDITQTLLQDLFSMIMLVNIEELNTSFEELQQELKEAGEELNVKVKTQHEDVFRYMHRV; from the coding sequence ATGGAACAAGAAGAGAGTAATCGAATTGTAATTACTGTTTTAGGAGAAGATAAAGTAGGCTTAGTAGCCAAAATTACTGGTATATTAGCTGAACATGAAGCTAATATTATCGATATCACTCAGACATTATTACAGGATTTATTTTCAATGATTATGTTAGTTAATATTGAAGAGTTAAATACCAGTTTTGAAGAGCTACAGCAGGAATTAAAAGAAGCAGGCGAAGAACTAAACGTAAAAGTAAAGACTCAACATGAAGATGTATTCCGCTACATGCATCGAGTATAA
- the rimI gene encoding ribosomal protein S18-alanine N-acetyltransferase — protein sequence MIFDPVDLVLQPMQLADLERVIEIEEESFGSPWSVESFKKELTKNRYAHYLVLKKGAELIGYIGIWIFISEGHITTLAIAPAYRRQGLAKYLLDRIVSSLAESKVRKVTLEVRVSNQAARRLYRDYGFEEVGIKEDYYQNNQEDAVVMHKVLDKELD from the coding sequence GTGATTTTTGATCCGGTAGATCTGGTTTTACAGCCGATGCAGCTTGCTGATTTAGAAAGGGTAATCGAGATTGAAGAAGAGTCTTTTGGTTCGCCCTGGTCTGTTGAGTCATTTAAAAAGGAATTAACTAAGAATCGGTATGCCCATTATTTAGTACTTAAAAAAGGGGCAGAACTTATAGGCTATATAGGTATCTGGATCTTTATAAGTGAAGGCCATATTACTACTCTGGCTATTGCTCCTGCTTATCGGCGGCAGGGATTGGCTAAGTATCTGTTGGATAGGATAGTTAGCAGTCTGGCGGAGTCGAAAGTAAGAAAGGTAACTCTGGAAGTAAGAGTATCTAATCAAGCAGCCCGCAGACTGTATCGGGATTATGGCTTTGAAGAAGTAGGAATTAAAGAGGATTATTATCAGAATAATCAGGAGGACGCAGTGGTAATGCATAAAGTTCTGGATAAGGAGTTAGATTAA
- a CDS encoding PFL family protein, whose product MLINPDEIIETIKMVEMENFDIRTVTMGINLRDCAHQDIEVLNQNIYDKITKYAEDLVETAEEMELKYGLPIVNKRISVTPISIVAASCQTEDYSSIAATMDRAAKEVGVDFIGGFSALIHKGCTTGEGRLINSIPKALSITDRTCSSVNVATTKAGINMDAVLRMGEIVKETAELTTEDDAIGCAKLVVFANVPEDNPFMAGAFHGTGEPEAVINVGVSGPGVVKNVVDEIPDVNFDKLATTIKQTAFKITRMGELIGNSVSKALDIPFGIVDLSLAPTPAVGDSIANILESMGLEKCGTHGTTAALALLNDAVKKGGAMASSHVGGLSGAFIPVSEDQGMIEAAEAGALTLNKLEAMTSVCSVGLDMIAIPGSTTKETISAIISDEMAIGMINNKTTAVRIIPVPGKTVGDQVEFGGLLGKAPIMDVNQFESTDFVQRGGRIPAPLQALGN is encoded by the coding sequence ATGCTGATCAATCCCGATGAAATTATCGAAACTATTAAAATGGTAGAAATGGAAAACTTCGATATCCGAACTGTAACTATGGGAATCAATCTCAGAGACTGTGCCCATCAAGATATTGAAGTTTTAAATCAGAATATCTATGATAAAATAACCAAGTACGCCGAAGACTTAGTAGAAACAGCAGAAGAAATGGAGCTCAAATACGGGCTTCCTATTGTCAATAAACGTATCTCAGTTACTCCCATCTCCATTGTAGCTGCCTCATGCCAGACAGAAGATTACAGCAGCATTGCTGCAACTATGGACAGAGCAGCTAAAGAAGTAGGCGTCGACTTTATCGGCGGTTTCTCTGCTTTGATACATAAGGGATGTACCACTGGAGAAGGCCGGCTTATCAATTCTATTCCTAAAGCTTTAAGCATTACAGACCGAACCTGCTCTTCTGTCAATGTAGCAACTACTAAAGCAGGAATCAATATGGATGCTGTTCTGAGAATGGGAGAGATTGTTAAGGAAACTGCTGAATTAACCACAGAAGATGATGCTATAGGCTGTGCAAAATTAGTAGTCTTTGCTAACGTACCTGAGGACAACCCCTTTATGGCCGGTGCCTTCCACGGAACTGGTGAACCAGAAGCCGTCATTAATGTAGGCGTCAGCGGCCCCGGAGTTGTCAAGAATGTAGTGGATGAGATTCCCGACGTTAATTTTGATAAATTAGCTACCACTATTAAACAGACAGCCTTTAAGATTACACGAATGGGAGAATTAATCGGTAACAGCGTCTCTAAAGCACTGGATATTCCCTTCGGTATTGTTGACTTATCCTTAGCACCTACTCCTGCTGTGGGAGACAGTATTGCTAATATCCTAGAAAGTATGGGGCTAGAAAAATGCGGTACCCACGGCACAACTGCAGCTTTAGCTTTATTGAATGATGCTGTCAAAAAAGGCGGAGCAATGGCTTCCTCCCATGTAGGAGGTTTAAGCGGTGCTTTCATTCCAGTCAGCGAAGACCAGGGAATGATTGAAGCTGCCGAAGCCGGCGCCTTAACACTGAATAAGCTAGAAGCCATGACCTCAGTCTGCTCAGTAGGACTGGATATGATCGCTATTCCCGGTTCTACTACTAAAGAGACAATTTCAGCCATCATCTCCGATGAGATGGCCATCGGAATGATCAACAACAAAACCACCGCCGTTCGAATCATCCCCGTCCCGGGTAAAACAGTCGGCGATCAAGTAGAATTCGGCGGATTATTGGGTAAAGCACCTATTATGGACGTCAACCAGTTCGAATCTACAGACTTCGTCCAGAGAGGCGGCAGAATTCCCGCACCTCTACAGGCATTAGGGAATTAA
- a CDS encoding ECF transporter S component codes for MELDTQKITLVGILGAVTAILGMTPLGFVPVPTPAGSATIMHIPVVIGAILEGPLVGGLVGFVFGIFSFLRAGNPFVVDPLIGILPRIFIGVLAGYSYRLVKKESIAAGLAAAVGTLTNTIGVLGLAVWRGYLPSTAAVGIGITHGVPEVVVGVIITILVIKVLKNTG; via the coding sequence ATGGAGCTGGATACACAAAAGATTACTTTAGTAGGTATCTTGGGAGCTGTAACTGCTATACTGGGCATGACCCCTTTAGGCTTTGTGCCGGTACCGACTCCGGCCGGTTCGGCTACTATTATGCATATTCCTGTGGTTATTGGAGCTATTTTAGAGGGGCCGTTAGTTGGTGGTTTAGTTGGTTTTGTGTTTGGGATTTTTAGTTTTTTAAGAGCAGGTAACCCCTTTGTAGTTGATCCATTAATTGGGATTCTACCCCGGATATTTATAGGGGTGCTGGCTGGATATAGCTATAGATTGGTTAAAAAGGAATCTATAGCAGCAGGTCTGGCAGCAGCTGTGGGGACTCTGACTAATACTATAGGAGTATTAGGACTGGCAGTCTGGCGGGGCTATCTACCCTCAACAGCAGCAGTCGGAATAGGAATTACTCATGGAGTACCGGAAGTAGTAGTTGGGGTGATAATTACTATTCTAGTAATTAAAGTATTGAAGAATACTGGATAG
- the tsaB gene encoding tRNA (adenosine(37)-N6)-threonylcarbamoyltransferase complex dimerization subunit type 1 TsaB, translating into MLILAVDSSTSVGAVCLYKEEVIAEYNLNLDKTHSQRLMDQIVGIIDDAYLECSALEAIAVGVGPGSFTGIRIGLATAKSLAHALDIPVVGISTLEALANNLLHITEPICPMLDARRQRVYTAVYQEKDGLGLKEPVVAEDIKEVDSFLEELSKRFKQKIFFIGPGAEEYRELIEDRLGTQAEFSLENNLVQGKSLAQIGSIKLKTGGGDKLMDLKPNYLKRSQAERDWQVSKGDF; encoded by the coding sequence ATGTTGATCTTGGCGGTAGATAGTTCTACTTCTGTAGGTGCTGTCTGTCTTTATAAGGAAGAGGTTATAGCAGAGTATAATCTGAATCTCGATAAGACCCATTCCCAGCGGTTGATGGACCAGATTGTAGGAATTATCGATGATGCTTACCTGGAGTGTAGTGCTTTAGAGGCCATTGCTGTAGGAGTAGGTCCCGGTTCTTTTACTGGAATTCGAATCGGTCTGGCTACGGCTAAGAGTCTAGCCCATGCGTTGGATATTCCGGTGGTAGGCATTTCTACTCTGGAGGCTTTAGCTAATAATCTATTACATATAACAGAGCCTATCTGTCCTATGCTGGATGCCCGGCGACAGCGGGTATATACGGCTGTCTATCAGGAAAAAGATGGGTTGGGGCTAAAGGAACCGGTAGTTGCTGAGGATATCAAGGAAGTAGATAGTTTCCTAGAAGAGTTAAGTAAAAGATTTAAGCAGAAGATATTCTTTATAGGTCCAGGAGCAGAGGAGTATCGAGAACTAATTGAAGATAGATTGGGTACTCAGGCTGAATTCTCGCTGGAAAATAATCTAGTCCAAGGGAAGAGTCTGGCCCAGATCGGAAGTATCAAGCTAAAGACAGGCGGCGGGGATAAGTTAATGGATTTAAAGCCGAATTATCTTAAACGATCCCAGGCTGAAAGAGACTGGCAGGTAAGCAAAGGTGATTTTTGA
- a CDS encoding type II toxin-antitoxin system PemK/MazF family toxin, with protein sequence MAIKRGDVFYADLNPVVGSEQGGIRPVLVIQNDIGNKYSPTVIVAAITSKIKKGKLPTHVEIDSNEHNLDKDSVILLEQIRTIDKKRLRRQVTHLNEEIVKDVDEALEISVGLIDL encoded by the coding sequence GTGGCTATCAAACGAGGCGATGTATTTTATGCAGATTTGAATCCGGTAGTCGGTTCTGAACAGGGAGGAATAAGACCGGTATTAGTAATTCAGAATGATATAGGTAATAAATATAGTCCTACTGTAATTGTGGCAGCCATTACTTCTAAGATCAAGAAAGGAAAACTGCCTACTCATGTAGAGATAGACTCTAATGAGCATAATTTAGATAAGGATTCAGTAATTCTTTTAGAACAGATTAGAACCATTGATAAGAAGCGGCTGCGCAGGCAGGTTACTCATTTAAATGAAGAGATAGTTAAAGATGTAGATGAAGCTTTAGAGATTAGCGTTGGTCTAATCGATTTATAA
- a CDS encoding M20 metallopeptidase family protein has translation MKDKIRQAISNLESDLIAWRRSIHRQPELGFEEYKTADKIVGILQETGLDFQTEVAQTGVVADLQLGDDLPTLALRADMDALPIQEQTGVEYASQKEGVMHACGHDGHVAILLGTAVILDQFRAELNINLRFIFQPAEEGPGGAKPMIEEGVLEDVAGIIGLHLNTDQLTGELELKSGVVSAAADQIELVVTGEGGHGAAPHQTVDTVVVAAEIVTALQTVVSRKVAPHHSVVLSMGKIEGGYRHNVIADQVKLTGTVRSTDPAVREELPDKIEEIIKGITTAHGADYELDYKRGYPVMISNDELVTGLEKSFSGLPEIKQVTKPDHPSMGAEDFAYYCQQVPGAFYRLGAGKFPDCSYPGHHPKFNFDEAALELGVITFVEAVLNQSNSEGKDLIDIE, from the coding sequence ATGAAAGATAAGATCAGGCAGGCGATCAGTAATTTAGAATCTGATTTAATTGCCTGGCGGCGGTCTATTCACCGCCAGCCGGAATTGGGTTTTGAGGAATATAAAACGGCGGATAAGATAGTTGGAATCTTACAGGAGACCGGCTTAGATTTTCAGACAGAAGTAGCCCAGACCGGAGTTGTGGCTGATTTACAGCTGGGGGATGACTTACCAACGTTAGCACTGCGGGCTGATATGGATGCCTTACCGATTCAAGAACAGACCGGAGTGGAGTATGCTTCACAGAAAGAAGGAGTGATGCATGCCTGCGGCCATGATGGACATGTAGCTATTCTGCTGGGCACGGCTGTTATTCTGGATCAGTTTCGAGCTGAATTAAATATTAATCTGCGGTTTATCTTTCAACCGGCCGAAGAGGGGCCGGGCGGTGCCAAACCGATGATTGAGGAAGGTGTGCTGGAGGATGTAGCCGGAATTATCGGCCTCCATTTGAATACCGACCAGCTGACCGGTGAACTAGAGCTTAAAAGCGGTGTTGTTTCGGCGGCAGCTGATCAGATAGAACTGGTAGTAACAGGGGAGGGGGGCCATGGTGCTGCTCCGCACCAGACAGTAGATACTGTAGTGGTAGCTGCTGAAATAGTAACTGCTCTCCAGACGGTAGTCAGTAGGAAAGTAGCTCCGCATCACTCAGTGGTTCTTTCGATGGGTAAGATTGAAGGGGGCTACCGCCATAATGTAATTGCTGATCAGGTCAAACTTACCGGGACTGTAAGAAGTACTGATCCAGCTGTTAGAGAAGAATTACCAGATAAGATTGAAGAGATAATTAAGGGAATTACAACAGCCCACGGGGCTGATTATGAACTGGATTATAAGCGGGGCTATCCTGTAATGATCAGTAATGATGAATTAGTTACCGGTCTAGAAAAGAGTTTCAGTGGCCTGCCGGAGATCAAGCAGGTTACAAAACCAGATCATCCTTCAATGGGAGCAGAGGATTTTGCCTATTACTGTCAGCAGGTGCCGGGCGCTTTTTACCGTTTGGGAGCCGGCAAATTTCCTGACTGTTCCTATCCGGGCCATCATCCCAAGTTTAATTTTGATGAAGCAGCATTAGAGTTAGGGGTTATTACTTTTGTTGAAGCTGTGCTAAATCAGTCGAATAGTGAAGGAAAAGATTTAATTGATATAGAATAA
- the tsaE gene encoding tRNA (adenosine(37)-N6)-threonylcarbamoyltransferase complex ATPase subunit type 1 TsaE — protein sequence MLKLITEQPKETIELGAKIGELLNSGDIICLQGNLGAGKTCLAKGLLAGLEVEAEVTSPTYTLINEYQGRLPAYHIDLYRISDYKELYDIGFEEYLYGEGVTIIEWPDKAGPLMPDSYLNITIKSQGDNRLIKIIPQANKYISLVSELKENVDLGGR from the coding sequence ATGTTAAAATTAATAACTGAACAGCCGAAAGAAACGATAGAATTGGGAGCTAAGATAGGCGAATTGCTCAACAGTGGAGATATTATCTGTCTCCAGGGCAACTTAGGTGCAGGTAAGACCTGTCTGGCCAAAGGATTATTGGCGGGACTGGAAGTTGAGGCTGAAGTAACAAGTCCTACTTATACATTAATCAATGAATATCAAGGGCGGCTGCCGGCTTATCATATTGATCTGTACCGTATTTCTGATTATAAAGAATTATATGATATTGGTTTTGAGGAGTATCTCTATGGAGAAGGAGTAACAATCATTGAATGGCCGGATAAGGCTGGTCCATTGATGCCGGATAGTTATTTAAATATTACAATTAAGAGTCAGGGGGATAACCGGTTAATTAAGATTATTCCTCAGGCTAATAAGTATATTTCCCTGGTATCGGAGTTGAAAGAAAATGTTGATCTTGGCGGTAGATAG